A genome region from Cucumis sativus cultivar 9930 chromosome 4, Cucumber_9930_V3, whole genome shotgun sequence includes the following:
- the LOC101222930 gene encoding biotin carboxyl carrier protein of acetyl-CoA carboxylase 2, chloroplastic, translating into MASFTIPCPKASTLPSFGSSAHKNRHYNHINPNLSLNRLFKDSFLFGSSFVDSPLSGAEWPNKKKSTGLVMYAFKEVVVGKTSNSAPAIVSTPGNGPSGRKTESAVTVSDQSSLPDELSISTFMSQVSDLVKLVDSRDIMELQLKQQECEILIRKKEAIQPTPPAQAPSPYIVLPPPHAHTTVAPPPTPAPEPKATSTATATPPPAPKAGGSHPPLKCPMAGTFYRSPAPGEPPFVKVGDKVQKGQVICIIEAMKLMNEIEANQSGTIAEILVEDGKTVSVDTPLLVIVP; encoded by the exons ATGGCCTCCTTCACTATCCCATGTCCCAAGGCTTCCACTCTTCCCAGTTTCGGCTCCAGTGCTCACAAGAATCGGCATTACAACCACATTAACCCCAATCTTTCTCTTAATCGCCTCTTCAAGGATTCCTTTTTGTTTGGATCTTCTTTTGTGGACTCCCCACTTTCTGGGGCTGAG TGGCCGAACAAGAAAAAGTCTACTGGTTTGGTTATGTATGCATTTAAAGAG GTGGTGGTtggaaaaacttcaaattctgCTCCAGCCATTGTCTCTACACCTGGGAATGGTCCATCTGGAAGAAAAACCGAGTCTGCAGTCACAGTTTCTGATCAAAGTTCCCTTCCCGACGAGCTGTCAATTTCTACCTTCATGAGCCAAGTTTCAGATCTCGTCAA ACTTGTAGATTCAAGAGACATAATGGAACTGCAACTAAAACAACAAGAATGCgaaattttaataagaaaaaaagaagctaTACAACCAACACCACCTGCACAGGCTCCAAGTCCATACATAGTATTGCCACCACCTCATGCGCATACCACGGTTGCACCTCCACCGACCCCAGCACCTGAGCCTAAAGCTACTTCTACTGCTACTGCAACTCCTCCCCCTGCCCCAAAAGCAGGTGGATCGCATCCACCTTTGAAATGCCCCATGGCCGGAACATTTTACCGAAGCCCTGCGCCGGGAGAACCTCCATTTGTGAAG GTTGGCGATAAAGTGCAGAAAGGCCAAGTGATATGTATAATTGAAGCCATGAAGTTAATGAATGAGATTGAG GCTAATCAATCTGGAACCATAGCTGAAATACTGGTTGAAGATGGCAAAACAGTCAGCGTAGACACG CCTCTTCTTGTGATCGTACCTTGA